Within Vicia villosa cultivar HV-30 ecotype Madison, WI linkage group LG1, Vvil1.0, whole genome shotgun sequence, the genomic segment atttttaattttcagaatactataacaacctaaaagatatttggaaaatttataaagcccttcaaaaccctccaaaaccctccttcaatacaatttttgagttcccccattttatggggtttttgatgttatgaataaactcaaaccctccaaaaccctcctacccaaaatctttttatccttttcaccaaattcttcttatttttcaaagtcctcccctcctttcccctccaaactcccaaacatagccttaaggaACTACAGACCATAGGCTCATTCTTAATTCTGTAACTAATCTCGCCATTTTAGAGCTTTGTGATGTTGACTAGGGATCTGAACCATATGACAAATGATCCACAACATGTTATTGTGTTTATATAGGTAACAACCTCATGTCTTGGTTctctaaaaaaatgaatttttgtcTCCGGACCAAGCACCAAAGTTGAATATAAAATCCTTGCAGTTGTCCTTGAAATCTCATTGCTCCAATCCCTTCTTCAAGAACTCCATCTTTCCTCAAACATTTAACCTACTAATTACTGTGACAATTTAAGCGCAATTCTACTCGCTTTCAATCCAATTCTTCACTCTTAGACAAAGCATTTTGAATTATATCTCTACTTTATTTGATAACAGATATAAGCCAAAGCTCTCAAAGTTCTCCATATTCTAACCACTAAGCAAACCGTATACATTATGATGATTAAACCAATATCCATCTCCACTTTTTGACATTCTATTTCAAACACAGTGGGTTCAAAAGTCAAACTTTAAGTTTGCAAGGGAACAAGATTGATATTAGTTaaaaagttagttacaaaatCAGTTTGTTAGTTACACTTCCAAATTGATTCAATTAACTTCGTTTTGTAGTGTTGCTTGTATAACAAGTAAAACCCTTTGCCATATATTAGAGTTttacctaactcatccttacaaaattgGTAAGGTGAgaagtgtccctctatatatactctttaaatgctctatctccaaccaatgtgcgactttaggatcttcctaatacactcCCTCACGCCCAGCATCCTTACAaaaccatattagagtttgacataactcatccttacaaaactggTTAGTAAGGttaggagtgtccctctatatatactttttaaatgctctatctccaaccaatgtgagactttaggatcttcctaataccaTATATGTTGATCCATTGTAAACCATcataattcaatcaaataatcagtTAGTTCAATACTAATCCTATTGTTTCAATAATTTTTTGAAGGaaaaaacaatttttcaaaaattaatactTCTTTGTGTTTCTTAAATTCTATTtaaatatatacattttttaaagtatttaaaaaaaacgtGATGATATTAACACTCCCTTAGACTCTATTTATAAGATTTTATAAGATTGCtagatatatattaaaaaaataactcgTGATTAGTTTTGTCCGAGAAACCTCAATCTTAAGGATTTTTTGAAACTTCTAACGTAATTAAAGATTTTAACAATTGTGTGTTGAGAATAAAACGGGATTTTCCATGTgttaagatttttttatttttccacgAGGATATGCAGAAGTTGACTGCTATGTATTTATATTCAAACTTGATCAGGGAATCCACCACACACGTTCACGCCATTGTTTCTCAAAAACACATGTTATAATTCTATTGTTTTTTCTCAAACATCAAAAGGGTTTTAAGAAtgatattttgattaaaaaatattactACCTACTAGTagcaaacaaaaaaattattctatCCATTGCAAAACAGCATATTATAGGGGAtgcaaacaaaaaaattattctatCCATTGCAAAACAGCATATTATAGGGGATGCATTTATCCTTTTAAAGATGAAGTAATTTAGttagatattaattataatagaGTAAAACATGATGAGACAATTTTCATTTTATGTGTTGAAACTTGAAATttataattttcaatttaaaagaagagtatatttaaatttttaatttgtataaacAAGGTTTAATACTTTGTGTCTCATATGGAGTTCATTTGActcctttaattaaaaaaaatatcttttaactATTCAAAATGTATCATGTGAGTCTTTCTCGTCTAATTAACGACAAACGACAAATTTAATGAtcgatttttgaatttctttatcgctcattaaataaaaaagactaacataatacttttttttttggctttataccaccggtttagtccggttcgggggcgagttctggcatcaagtggttccatccccctcccgatcgcagttgcgggggatcgaaccgtggttctccctaccaagggtagcgccaatcaccactggaccaactaacgattggtctaACATAATACATTTTAAAGAGTTAAATAATTagtatcaatatttttttaagttaagAGAACAAAATAAACCTCAAGAGTTAACATACGAAACGAAACTTATAAACAATGATTGGTGTATTGAACTAAAAATAGTTTAAGGAACAACTACTTTTATTTAAAGGATTTTGATAATaacaatataattaataatagttAATATTCTAATATGTTTGGTATCAATTTGTAGAATATTTGCAATCATCAACTAAACTAAAGATATGAGCCGACTTCAAAAGAAATGATCATACATACAAAATATTCTCAACTACTACATCATAACAATTATGCAAGTAAACTCGTCCCAAGGGTTTGTCTAGGGGTGAAGGCTTGAGTTTTGAGAGTATGCTTCTTTTAAGGTCCTGAGGAATTTTGTAAACTAATTATATTCAGACAATTACAGTGactttcaaaatttaatttttatcataactaattataaactataaacacCCCTTGCATGATATTTGAATTCCATATATTTGAATATTTTAGTTAATCATATTTGAACCTTAAGACACATAAAGTACACGTATATTACCTActactttttctttcttttgcgtCATATTTCCAAAAGAAAAACCACTATAAATGCACTAACCATCCACCTTCACAAACACATCTCTCCATGCACAAATTTGatacaaaataaactaaattcTCAACCAGTTTGGTCACTAGCTTTCTTTTGCTTTAAGCCATGGCCACAAAAAATTCCTTAAGGAGTTTGGTTATAGTTTCCCTTGTCACATCTCTAGCCCTGCCAGGCTCTCTTGGTAAGTCTCCGAAAGATTTTCTATCTCTACACATTTTATATTGAACTGTTTGGGTAATAAAATGTCTACCATGAACTAATATTGTAGTGTGACATCAATGCAGGATCAATAGAATGTGAGAATCTAAGCAAGGAAACATGTTCATTTGCTGTTTCATCTAACAGCAAAAGGTGTGTCCTCGAGAAACATGTGAAAAGATCAGGTGAAGAAGCATACACATGCAAGACATCAAATATTGAAACCGACATACTAAAAGATCATATTGAAAGCGACCAATGCATAAAAGCTTGTAATTTAGACAGATTATCACTTGGAATTTCATCAGACTCCCTTCTCGAATCTCGTTTCATAGAGAAGTTATGTTCTCCACAGTGTTACAAGACTTGTCCAAATGTTGTTGATCTTTACTTCAACCTAGCAGCCAGTGAAGATGTGTTTCTTCCTAAATTGTGTGAGATGAAAGGTCAAAATGCTCGCCGCATAATGTCGGAATTGAAAAGCTCTGGTATTGTGGCACCAGGACCTGTGGATCAAATGTTGTTTGCAGCATCTCCACAATCATTTAGTTCTGTCGAGTTTGCAGCATCATCTCCACAATCATCTAGCTCTGTCGAGTTTGCAGCTGAACCTATGGCAGCAAATCTATCATAAGAGTGTTATGGAATATCTCTCTATCTATGGGAATGGAGAAAGGtaatatgtatgcaaatgaaatAAGATGAATAAATTGCTCTTAGTATCATCTTTATTTTGATATTCCGTATCAATTTCTATATTTGTAATTTGATCTGTTTTCCTTTTAATTTGTGTGTAATTTGTTTAATTGATTATAATTGTACCTTGTGTCCAGTGTCCACCCTTGTTTTAATAAAAGACATTACATTATGTTTTTAGTCCGTGCAAGTTGGTCAAAgtcaacattttgtatatattttgaatcatatgtTAGAAAACTTAAAACATAGTTTTTTgaagtttgatttgaatcaaacataaggatcatttgaataaaaaatcaacCTGAAATATGGATTTTGTCATTGACTTGTTGATTCGAATAAAGAATATGTGTGACTCGAATTATAATGCTCCTTCATTCAAATCACAATTCTTCTTGACTCGAATAATGAGCGTAATTTTCAAAAACCAACCATAATTCAAATCATTCATTTGCTTGACTTCAACCAAGGTACCAAATCATGATTCTAATTAAATTGGCAGTTTTCATATTTTATCACATTGATTCAAGTTATTCTTTCATCTTATTCAAATCATAACAGTTTGATTTGACTCAAATCAACTGTTCATTTTCCCACCTTTTGTGTCTAACCTCTAACAcatatataactttttttttgtcatttctaATAGAGATAGAACAAAGGGATAAAATTGTTTGAACCTTTTCTAAGAGATAAAAAACTTCATCACAAACAAAACTCATTTTTAACAATTCTAATGAGAAACCTATGTGTGTTCTTTCAGTCACAAACACATACAGACTCTCTATTCAACTTTGAGAAAAACATCCTAGAATATTGTTCTTGTGAGATTAACTGTAGTGTGTGAGATTCTTTCTAATAACTATCATCTTCAATCTTGAACGAAGAATCTCCATTATTGGTACTCAACTACAAAAATTAAGTGTGAGTGATAGATACAAAGTACATTGAGAAagctaatttttttttgtaaagttCTTTGTGTATCAGGATAAAGATTCTCTTAGTGTTTATGAAATCATGATATTGACTTCCAACAAAGTGAAAGATTATTCTTTCCTCTATTTGAAGTTGTAACCAGTTAGCGTCTGGCTATATTTGGTTAAAACCTGCTCCACTTACTTTAATTTATTGAATACGAAGTCCTGGTTGATCACAATCCTCTTGTTTTCAGCATCAAACAACTTGTAATCTCCAGTAGGGTGATACCCTACTAGTATCATCATCTCCCCTTTGTCATTCAACTTCTTTTTAGGTTGGCCCGGAGCATGTTGATATGCCACGAAACCAAAAACTCTCAAATGGTTCATATTCAGTTTGAATCCAGACCATGCCTATTCCGATGTTATCTTCTCAAGCTTATTTATAGGACACTTATTCAACAAATAGGCAGGTGTGGATACTGCTTCTCTCCACAACTCTTTCGGCAAATTCTTCCCTTTTAACATGCTTCTCACCATATTTATAAtcgattgattctttgttttagCAACACCGTTTTACTGCGGTGTATGAGGTGGTAGTACCTCATGCACTATCCTCTCTTCATCGCAAAACTTCCCAAAGTCATTTGAGACATATTCGCCTTCACCATCCATTTTGAGAACTTTGAGCTTGTGACCACTTTGACGctcaaccatggacttgaacttaTTAAACACTTCAAATGCATTACCTTTTCTGTTGATTTGGTATTTTTGTAGCTTTCTACTACAATCGTCAATAAAAGTGACAAAGTACCTATTACCACCACACAAATCAATTTGCACCGGCTCACACGCAtcggaatacaccacctcaaggtgatgCTTGGTTCCACAACCTACATCCTTACTGAATTTACCATTGTGTTGCTTCGCTTGCACACACTCTTCACAAATCTCGGCTGGTATGTTGATGAATGGAAACCCGATTACCATTATGTTCCTTTGCAATGCGTTGAGATTTCAAAAATTGAGATGCCCAAGACGGTAATTCCACAACCAGTCTTCTCAACTTGTCATTGTAGCAAGACACCTATGCTCCATAACCTTCAACTTAATCTTGAAAGTTTTATTGGCAGCCGTAAGAGCTTTAAGGACCAAAATCTTGTTTGCATCCATAACGCGCAACGTCTTGTCTTCCATGTGAATCTTGTAACCCTTCTCAAGCAATTCGCCGATACTTAGAAGATTACATTTGATTCCAAGAATGTAAAATACTTCTTTGATCAAGGAATTTCCACCATCTCTTTTCATGATACATACATCACCAATCTCATCGGTCACTAAAGCGGTGTCATCTGCGAATTTCACTTAATTCTTTGTGGATTGATTGATTTTTACAAACCAATCCTTCCTCCCCGTCATATGCGTAGAACAACCAGAATCGAAGTACCATTCTTTGTTGCATTGGACTTCTTCTCTCAAACTCATCCTAACATTTTCTTCCGCAAACGTTTCTGCAGCGTTCCCAGAACTTCTGCTTCTGCATTCACTTTCCGTGATCATAACTAAGAGTGTATTATAATCATCCACCTATTGTCTAGCGACCTTGGCTTCATCTCATTAAGATTCCCTATGTTTCGCGTTGCACTCTCTTGGAAAATGATCGAACTTTTGACAATTGTAACTTTGTGTCTTGATTAtgtcaaattttcctttttcgcCTTTAAAGTTGCCTTGACCATCATTTTTGCTGCAATTGCTCTCacccttttgacaagtcaaactcTTTGAATTTTGGGACTCTTTTCCACAAAAATTCAGAAAATTCCATTTACTCTTCATGGGCCATTTTCCTTTCGACTTCTTGTTCTTCTCATTGAACCATGTTTGCAAAGCAATCTACGTCTTTACCTTGTCATTACTCCTCTTCTCCATCCTTTGCTCTTAAGCCTCAAGAGAGCTTTGAAATTCCTCTTTGCTCAATGTCGCAAGATCCTTCGATTCCTATATCGCCACTACAATATTGTCAAATCTTGTCGTCAAAGAACACAAGATCTTTGACACAACATTCTACTCGGAAACAGTTTCTCCACGCGCCTTGATTTGGTTCACTAATCAAGTAATTTGTGTCACGTAATCATTGATTGtctcatttttctccattttaatcaattcaagctggcgtttgtgagtttgtaaccttacCGCCTTTGCTTTATCAGCTCCAACATATTCCTTTTTCAAAATTTCCCACGCTTGCTTCGACGGTTCGCAATCACTAACCTTTTCGAAGTTGTCACTATCCACACAGTGATGGGTCAAGAACAACGCTTTGAAGtcttttttcttctcttccttatgCGTTGCTCGTTGTGCATCAGTTGCACCTTCGACAAGAGGATTTACCTCATCTTGATCACTTAAAGAACATCTTGCTAGCCAAACAACACCTTCATTTGCATGCCCCATTTATCGTAATTTTTCGAATCAATGGTTGATATGTAGGTTTGTAAGGACTCTATCATTGGAGACATAATACATCAAGTGATACAAACTTGAGACTATAACCGGTTAGTACAAACTGTTAACCGGTTACAGCTGATACAAACTGAAAATTAACtatcaggtgtaaccggttaacGCTTATGCGTAACCGATTACGCCAActtcaaaagtgtttttttttcatttttagaagtatttttcactaacttgtaaccggttacactctgTATTAACCGATTATAACACTTGAATTACTTAATTTTCTCTTTTAACAAAATCCACTCGAGAATTTATATTTTATGGAGCATCTATTGTATGTAAAATATATAACTTTGAATTCATGTACCAAAAATATTAGAAGCTAGCATAAACACCTCCTTGTTCAAGGGATGCAAAATTTTAAATGGAATGGTAGGTGTTCCAAGACGGTTGAGAAAATTTTCTAATTCAAAAAGATCGAACAAACAATCAAGGGAGGGGACTTGAAGAAGAAGTTTCTGAAAGTTGTTTCAAAGTAGTTACAAACCATGTGGCATTCATGCAAGGAGGGGGTTAATTTATGTTTATCTACAACCCATATAGAATCCTTCATTCTTGGAGGAGTTTCATTTTCCATTCAAAATATAGACTATACATCCCCCCACACATAAAGGATAACAATCTAGACTTGGTACAGTGACGAGAACGATGTATGTTTCTTCCTATAATTAATACATATAACCACTTGTTTTtcaattcttattttttttactgCATTTCTATTGTTTTATCTTGTCAATAGACCTCCTAGTTGTTTCCAGACATAATTTTCACTTTGTTAATTTGTGATATGAAAATCACGTcattagttttttgttttttctgatcCTACTCTGCCATGTCTACTATAACTACAAAAGCATTTGATATATGTATAGAAAGTTGCGACATAATTTTCACGTTACAAGTTGTGATGTGAAAATCCCGTCACTAATGAGCTTCTTTTTTTAGTGTGCTTTGATGGAAAAAAATTAACTGCATACGGTTTGAAAAATTtggtttagttttatttaatccAAGATTTTGCGGAAGTTGATATGCAAAGATATTGATTGaagataaaatgaaacaaatattcAATGAACAAAATTTAttggattt encodes:
- the LOC131612477 gene encoding uncharacterized protein LOC131612477; the encoded protein is MATKNSLRSLVIVSLVTSLALPGSLGSIECENLSKETCSFAVSSNSKRCVLEKHVKRSGEEAYTCKTSNIETDILKDHIESDQCIKACNLDRLSLGISSDSLLESRFIEKLCSPQCYKTCPNVVDLYFNLAASEDVFLPKLCEMKGQNARRIMSELKSSGIVAPGPVDQMLFAASPQSFSSVEFAASSPQSSSSVEFAAEPMAANLS